One window of Nostoc sp. C052 genomic DNA carries:
- a CDS encoding form I ribulose bisphosphate carboxylase large subunit produces MSYAQTKTQSKSGYKAGVQDYRLTYYTPDYTPKDTDLLAAFRMTPQPGVPPEEAGAAVAAESSTGTWTTVWTDLLTDLDRYKGRCYDIEPVPGEDNQYIAYVAYPLDLFEEGSVTNVLTSIVGNVFGFKALRALRLEDIRFPVAYIKTFQGPPHGIQVERDKLNKYGRPLLGCTIKPKLGLSAKNYGRAVYECLRGGLDFTKDDENINSAPFQRWRDRFLFVSEAIAKAQAETGEIKGHYLNVTAPTCEQMLQRAEYAKELKQPIIMHDYLTAGFTANTTLARWCRDNGILLHIHRAMHAVIDRQKNHGIHFRVLAKALRLSGGDHIHTGTVVGKLEGERGITMGFVDLLRENYIEQDKSRGIYFTQDWASLPGVMAVASGGIHVWHMPALVEIFGDDSVLQFGGGTLGHPWGNAPGATANRVALEAVIQARNEGRNLAREGNDIIREAAKWSPELAVACELWKEIKFEFEAMDTV; encoded by the coding sequence ACCGATCTTCTAGCTGCGTTCCGTATGACACCTCAGCCTGGTGTTCCTCCCGAAGAAGCAGGTGCGGCTGTTGCGGCTGAATCTTCCACAGGTACTTGGACAACTGTGTGGACAGATTTGCTCACCGACCTCGATCGCTACAAAGGTCGTTGCTATGACATCGAACCAGTTCCCGGCGAAGACAACCAATATATTGCCTACGTTGCCTATCCTTTAGACTTGTTTGAAGAAGGTTCTGTAACCAACGTATTGACCTCAATTGTCGGTAACGTATTTGGTTTCAAAGCTCTCCGCGCACTACGTTTAGAAGATATCCGCTTTCCAGTAGCTTATATCAAGACCTTCCAAGGACCTCCTCACGGTATCCAAGTTGAGCGCGACAAGTTAAACAAATACGGTCGTCCTTTACTGGGTTGTACCATTAAGCCCAAATTGGGTCTTTCCGCTAAGAACTACGGACGCGCTGTATACGAGTGCTTACGCGGTGGTTTGGACTTCACCAAAGACGACGAAAACATCAACTCTGCACCATTCCAAAGATGGCGCGATCGCTTCTTGTTCGTTTCTGAAGCTATTGCCAAAGCTCAAGCTGAAACCGGTGAAATCAAAGGTCACTACCTCAACGTCACCGCCCCCACCTGTGAGCAAATGTTACAACGGGCTGAGTATGCTAAAGAACTCAAGCAGCCCATCATCATGCATGACTACCTGACCGCAGGTTTCACCGCCAACACTACATTGGCTCGTTGGTGCCGCGACAACGGTATCTTGCTACACATTCACCGTGCGATGCACGCTGTAATCGACCGTCAAAAGAACCACGGTATCCACTTCCGTGTATTGGCTAAAGCCCTACGTTTGTCTGGTGGCGATCACATCCACACGGGTACAGTCGTTGGTAAGTTGGAAGGTGAGCGCGGCATCACAATGGGCTTCGTTGACCTATTGCGTGAAAACTACATTGAGCAAGACAAGTCTCGTGGTATTTACTTTACCCAAGACTGGGCTTCTCTACCTGGTGTAATGGCAGTTGCTTCTGGTGGTATCCACGTATGGCACATGCCCGCACTGGTAGAAATCTTTGGTGATGACTCCGTACTACAATTCGGTGGTGGTACTTTAGGACACCCTTGGGGTAACGCTCCTGGTGCAACTGCTAACCGCGTCGCCTTGGAAGCCGTTATTCAAGCACGTAACGAAGGCCGCAACTTGGCTCGTGAAGGTAACGATATCATCCGCGAAGCTGCCAAGTGGTCTCCTGAACTGGCTGTTGCTTGCGAACTGTGGAAAGAAATCAAGTTCGAGTTTGAAGCAATGGATACCGTCTGA
- a CDS encoding ribulose bisphosphate carboxylase small subunit, whose translation MQTLPKERRYETLSYLPPLSDAQIAKQIQYILNQGYIPAIEFNETSEPTELYWTLWKLPLFNARSTQEVLSEVQGCRSQFNNSYIRVVGFDNIKQCQILSFLVHKPNRY comes from the coding sequence ATGCAAACTTTACCAAAAGAGCGTCGTTACGAAACCCTTTCTTATCTGCCCCCTCTGTCTGACGCTCAAATTGCCAAGCAGATCCAGTACATTTTGAATCAAGGTTACATTCCAGCGATTGAATTTAACGAAACTTCTGAACCAACAGAATTATATTGGACACTGTGGAAGTTGCCTTTGTTCAACGCTAGATCTACTCAAGAAGTATTGAGCGAAGTTCAAGGATGCCGTTCTCAATTCAACAACAGCTATATCCGTGTTGTGGGTTTTGACAACATCAAGCAGTGCCAAATTCTTAGCTTCCTTGTTCACAAACCCAACAGATACTAA
- a CDS encoding nucleoside triphosphate pyrophosphatase: MKIPPFVLASASPARRRLLQTVGIEPIVRASDFDESQIELSEPAELVKTLAQYKAETVAPQFESALIMGCDSVLSMNGEIYGKPADTSEAIARWQIMQGNFGDLYTGHALIDHDQNRTLVKSQVTRVYFAQMSEKAIKAYVATGEPLKCAGAFAIEGFGSFFVEKITGCHSNVIGLSLPLLRQMLSELGYDVTDFWQQ; this comes from the coding sequence ATGAAAATTCCACCTTTTGTACTTGCTTCAGCTTCCCCAGCCCGACGCCGCTTGCTGCAAACTGTTGGTATTGAACCAATAGTTCGAGCAAGTGATTTTGATGAGTCGCAAATTGAATTAAGTGAACCAGCAGAATTAGTCAAAACTCTTGCCCAGTACAAGGCGGAAACTGTAGCCCCACAGTTTGAATCAGCTTTGATTATGGGTTGTGATTCAGTTTTGTCTATGAATGGTGAAATTTATGGCAAACCAGCAGATACCTCTGAAGCGATCGCTCGTTGGCAGATAATGCAAGGTAACTTTGGCGACTTATACACAGGTCATGCTTTAATTGACCATGACCAAAATCGTACTTTAGTCAAGTCTCAAGTTACAAGAGTTTATTTTGCTCAAATGAGCGAAAAGGCAATTAAAGCTTATGTTGCCACAGGTGAACCCCTCAAGTGTGCCGGTGCCTTTGCAATTGAGGGTTTTGGTAGTTTCTTCGTAGAAAAAATCACCGGCTGTCACAGCAATGTAATTGGACTCAGTTTACCCCTGCTGCGGCAGATGTTAAGTGAATTGGGATACGATGTCACTGATTTCTGGCAGCAATAG
- a CDS encoding chaperonin family protein RbcX — translation MNLKQIAKDTAKTLQSYLTYQALRTVLAQLGETNPPLELWLHNFSSGKIQNGESFIEQLLREKPDLALRIMTVRQHIAEEIAEFLPEMVRTGIQQANMEQRRQHLERITRIDTSNPSLEPEQQTTSDQNLDNLSN, via the coding sequence ATGAATCTTAAGCAAATTGCGAAGGACACAGCCAAAACTCTCCAAAGCTATCTGACTTATCAGGCTCTAAGGACAGTATTGGCACAGCTAGGCGAAACGAATCCGCCATTAGAACTTTGGTTGCATAACTTTTCGTCTGGCAAAATTCAAAATGGTGAGTCATTCATTGAGCAACTGTTGCGAGAAAAACCAGATTTGGCTTTGCGAATTATGACTGTCAGGCAACACATTGCGGAAGAAATTGCAGAATTTTTACCGGAAATGGTTCGCACTGGCATTCAACAAGCCAACATGGAGCAGCGTCGCCAGCATTTAGAACGCATCACACGAATAGACACATCTAACCCCAGTCTGGAACCAGAACAGCAAACAACTTCAGATCAGAATTTGGATAACTTATCCAATTAG
- the devC gene encoding ABC transporter permease DevC: MNQKIPLSWLQLTRERTRLAVALAGIAFADILMFMQLGFRDALYYSNVRFHNSLQGDIVLINSQSNAILAMRSFSQRRLYKALELPAVQSVHPIYLDFTIWKNPVTGRPRSILIFGMNPETNLVNLPGVQENLDKLKLPDVVLFDRSSRVEYGPIAANYDQGKTVTAEVRRRRIKVEGLFTLGASFGADGNLITSDINFLRIFNNRQKGLIDIGLIRLKPGADANVVAQELRKYLPNEVNVLTKQEFITFERSYWANSTAIGFIFTLGTVMGFIVGTVIVYQILYTEVADHLAEYATLKAIGYTQNYLLTVILQEALLLAVLGYFPGIVFALFMYNSARNATLLPVFMSFDRAVMVLILTMLMCIISGAIAVRKLSAADPADIF; encoded by the coding sequence ATGAATCAAAAAATCCCTCTGTCGTGGCTACAACTGACAAGAGAAAGAACTCGCCTAGCTGTGGCTTTAGCAGGAATTGCTTTTGCTGATATTTTAATGTTTATGCAACTCGGCTTCCGGGATGCTCTATATTATAGTAATGTTCGATTCCATAACAGCTTGCAAGGTGATATTGTTTTAATTAACAGTCAATCTAACGCAATATTGGCGATGAGAAGCTTCTCTCAACGACGCTTATATAAAGCTTTAGAGTTACCCGCAGTTCAATCAGTACATCCGATATATTTAGACTTTACAATTTGGAAAAATCCTGTAACAGGTCGTCCTCGTAGCATCCTGATATTTGGAATGAACCCAGAAACTAACCTAGTTAACTTACCTGGAGTTCAGGAAAATTTAGATAAACTTAAACTACCTGATGTAGTTCTATTTGACCGTTCTTCTAGGGTAGAGTATGGGCCCATTGCTGCTAATTACGATCAAGGAAAGACTGTAACAGCAGAAGTGCGGAGGCGGCGAATTAAAGTAGAAGGACTATTTACATTAGGCGCATCATTTGGCGCAGATGGTAATTTAATTACGAGTGATATTAACTTTCTGCGGATATTTAACAATCGTCAAAAAGGATTAATTGATATTGGACTAATTAGATTAAAACCGGGAGCAGATGCTAATGTTGTTGCTCAAGAATTACGAAAGTATTTACCTAATGAGGTAAATGTTTTAACTAAACAAGAATTTATTACTTTTGAGCGGAGTTACTGGGCGAATAGTACAGCTATTGGGTTCATTTTCACATTAGGTACTGTCATGGGTTTCATTGTTGGGACTGTGATTGTTTATCAAATTCTTTATACAGAAGTTGCAGATCATTTAGCCGAATATGCTACTTTAAAAGCAATAGGTTATACACAAAATTATTTATTGACAGTCATCCTTCAAGAAGCTTTGCTATTAGCCGTTTTAGGCTATTTCCCTGGAATAGTTTTTGCCTTATTTATGTATAACAGTGCCAGAAATGCAACACTTTTACCAGTTTTTATGAGTTTTGACCGAGCGGTAATGGTATTAATTTTGACCATGTTAATGTGCATTATTTCTGGTGCGATCGCAGTTAGAAAATTAAGTGCCGCCGATCCAGCAGATATATTCTAA
- a CDS encoding phycocyanobilin:ferredoxin oxidoreductase, producing MSFTSMPSLREQQHPLIRQLADCIEAAWHHHLDLSPYHLPNELGYVEGRLEGEKLTIENRCYQTPQFRKMHLELAKIGNMLDILHCVMFPRPEYNLPMFGCDLVGGRGQISAAIADLSPIQVERTLPESYTSALTQLTVLNFSQPRELPEWGNIFSDFCIFVRPSSPEEEAMFLSRVREFLDIHCIQAIASHPVSVEQVTQNLAGQHNYCTKQQQNDKTRRVLEKAFGPAWAENYMTTVLFDLPT from the coding sequence ATGTCATTTACTTCTATGCCCTCGCTGCGTGAGCAACAACATCCCCTAATTCGTCAGCTAGCTGATTGTATTGAGGCAGCTTGGCATCACCACCTGGATTTATCCCCCTACCATTTGCCTAATGAGTTGGGGTATGTGGAAGGTAGATTAGAAGGCGAAAAACTGACAATTGAAAACCGTTGCTATCAAACGCCCCAGTTTCGGAAAATGCACTTGGAACTGGCAAAAATCGGCAATATGCTGGATATTTTGCACTGCGTCATGTTTCCCCGTCCAGAATACAACCTGCCGATGTTTGGTTGTGATTTAGTTGGGGGTAGAGGTCAAATTAGTGCCGCGATCGCAGACCTTTCTCCTATCCAAGTAGAACGCACCCTACCAGAATCTTATACTTCTGCATTGACACAACTAACAGTGCTTAACTTTTCCCAACCCCGTGAATTACCGGAATGGGGAAATATTTTTTCCGATTTTTGTATCTTTGTACGCCCCAGTTCCCCAGAAGAAGAAGCAATGTTTCTCTCACGGGTGCGAGAATTTTTAGACATTCATTGCATCCAAGCGATCGCCTCACATCCGGTTTCAGTTGAACAAGTCACCCAAAATCTAGCTGGACAACACAACTACTGCACCAAACAGCAGCAAAACGATAAAACCCGCCGCGTACTAGAAAAAGCCTTTGGCCCAGCTTGGGCAGAAAATTATATGACCACAGTTTTATTCGATCTCCCAACTTAA
- a CDS encoding DevA family ABC transporter ATP-binding protein yields MKQEPVIAIKNLNHYYGKGALRKQILFDINLEIYPGEIVIMTGPSGSGKTTLLSLIGGLRSVQEGSLKFLGEELVGVSQNKLVQMRRNIGYIFQAHNLLGFLTAKQNVQMAVELNDHISQAEAVAKSKAMLGSVGLEERVDYYPDNLSGGQKQRIAIARALVNRPPLVLADEPTAALDKQSGRDVVEIMQSLAKNQGTTILLVTHDNRILDIADRIVEMEDGLLTRNSANAAIQS; encoded by the coding sequence ATGAAACAAGAACCTGTAATTGCCATTAAAAACCTCAATCACTACTATGGCAAAGGCGCACTGAGAAAACAGATATTATTTGACATCAATCTAGAAATTTATCCTGGTGAGATTGTAATTATGACCGGGCCATCAGGTTCAGGAAAAACAACATTACTGAGCTTAATTGGTGGTTTGCGGTCTGTACAAGAGGGAAGTTTAAAATTTTTAGGTGAAGAACTCGTTGGCGTCAGTCAAAACAAACTGGTGCAGATGCGACGCAACATTGGTTATATTTTCCAGGCTCACAATTTGCTAGGGTTCTTGACAGCAAAGCAAAATGTACAAATGGCGGTAGAATTAAACGATCATATTTCTCAAGCAGAAGCAGTGGCTAAATCAAAAGCCATGCTGGGGTCAGTTGGTCTAGAAGAACGAGTTGATTACTACCCAGACAATCTTTCTGGTGGACAAAAACAAAGAATTGCGATCGCCCGCGCCCTAGTGAATCGTCCCCCCCTAGTGCTAGCAGACGAACCAACAGCCGCATTAGACAAACAATCAGGACGCGATGTCGTGGAAATAATGCAGAGTCTAGCCAAAAATCAGGGAACGACTATCTTATTAGTGACACACGACAACCGCATTTTAGACATAGCCGATCGCATCGTAGAAATGGAAGATGGTCTTTTAACCCGCAATTCCGCAAATGCAGCCATTCAGTCATGA
- the psbP gene encoding photosystem II reaction center PsbP, with protein MWKRIVLILLLVLSFSLSNSDVAAASGLKSFVDTSDGYQFSYPNGWLPVKVANGPDVVFHDLIEVSENVSVVISPVPEGKTLSELGTPTEVGYKLGKAALAPPDSGRSAELVNAAQREVDGKTYYLLEYEVKLPNQQERHNIASVAVSRGKLFTLNASIPEKRWQKVKRMIDEVVNSFSVY; from the coding sequence ATGTGGAAACGAATTGTATTAATTTTGCTATTGGTGTTGAGCTTCAGTCTGAGTAATTCTGATGTAGCTGCTGCGTCTGGACTCAAAAGCTTTGTAGACACTAGTGATGGCTATCAGTTTTCATATCCTAACGGCTGGCTGCCAGTTAAAGTTGCCAATGGACCAGATGTGGTTTTCCACGATTTGATTGAGGTGTCTGAAAACGTTTCGGTTGTGATTAGCCCAGTTCCAGAAGGAAAAACCTTATCAGAATTAGGAACTCCAACAGAAGTAGGATACAAATTAGGAAAAGCGGCTCTCGCGCCTCCTGACTCTGGTCGTTCGGCTGAATTAGTCAATGCCGCGCAGCGAGAAGTAGATGGTAAAACATATTACCTTTTAGAGTATGAGGTTAAACTCCCCAATCAACAAGAACGTCACAACATCGCCAGTGTTGCTGTGAGCCGTGGTAAACTTTTTACCCTCAACGCCTCAATTCCTGAAAAACGCTGGCAGAAAGTTAAACGAATGATTGATGAGGTTGTTAATTCTTTTTCTGTTTATTAA
- a CDS encoding HlyD family efflux transporter periplasmic adaptor subunit yields the protein MSRVTEKPKPSEQTLNSEQPKIWWGIAVAVPVVIAAGILGTAKIEQLRKLTTSAPVMPSSNSISAVGRLEPRGEVVKLSAPSSGLAPSSRIQQLLVREGEKVKQGQIVAILDNRDTQIAGLQEAKAKVQEARANLAQVRAGSPRDIQAQRAVIARLQAQLLGERDGQQATIARIAAQLSGDKLVQQATVNRLEAELSGQREALRATLTRIKAQQRNAQVDAGRYDFLYKEGAISQQERDSRRLSAITSNQQVAESQATLKQTLATIRQQLAEARANQIQNLATLQQQLIEAKVNRDKTLATLQRQIDEEKAKLSRILDVSPTDVQVAQAQVSNAIANVRKAEAELRLSYVQAPIAGEILKVYTKSGEAIGANGIAELGQTNQMFVIAEVAEDSIGKVRLGQNATITSDNGAFSGELKGTVTEIGRKIGKKDVLNTDPAADVDARVVEVKIALSPEDSQKVSGLTYAKVVVDINN from the coding sequence ATGTCAAGGGTGACTGAAAAGCCAAAGCCAAGTGAACAGACGCTTAATAGTGAACAACCGAAGATTTGGTGGGGTATTGCTGTAGCTGTACCAGTAGTAATTGCCGCAGGCATACTAGGCACAGCTAAAATCGAGCAGCTGAGAAAACTAACTACATCTGCACCCGTGATGCCATCTAGCAATAGCATTAGTGCTGTAGGGCGTTTGGAACCGCGAGGCGAAGTTGTTAAATTGTCCGCCCCATCATCAGGATTAGCGCCATCATCACGAATTCAGCAGCTTTTGGTGAGAGAGGGTGAAAAGGTAAAGCAAGGTCAAATTGTGGCAATTTTGGACAACCGTGATACCCAAATAGCCGGACTACAAGAGGCAAAAGCGAAAGTGCAAGAAGCTCGGGCGAATTTAGCACAAGTCAGGGCTGGATCTCCAAGAGATATTCAAGCTCAAAGAGCAGTTATTGCTCGCCTACAAGCGCAGTTACTTGGAGAAAGGGATGGTCAACAAGCTACGATCGCTCGGATTGCAGCCCAGTTAAGTGGAGATAAACTTGTTCAACAAGCAACAGTAAATCGCCTAGAAGCAGAACTCAGTGGGCAAAGAGAAGCCCTGAGAGCAACACTTACACGTATTAAAGCCCAACAGCGCAATGCCCAAGTGGATGCTGGACGCTATGATTTTTTATACAAAGAGGGTGCAATTTCTCAGCAAGAGCGGGATAGTAGACGCTTGAGTGCAATAACTTCTAATCAACAGGTGGCTGAAAGCCAAGCTACCCTAAAGCAAACATTGGCAACTATACGACAGCAACTTGCTGAGGCGAGAGCGAATCAAATCCAAAATTTAGCAACTTTGCAACAGCAACTCATCGAAGCCAAAGTTAACCGTGACAAAACTTTAGCAACTTTGCAAAGACAAATCGATGAAGAAAAAGCCAAACTGAGCAGAATTTTAGATGTTAGTCCTACCGATGTGCAAGTAGCGCAAGCTCAAGTTAGTAATGCGATCGCAAATGTCAGAAAAGCCGAAGCAGAACTGAGATTGAGCTACGTTCAAGCACCAATCGCTGGAGAGATTTTAAAGGTTTACACCAAATCGGGTGAAGCGATCGGTGCAAATGGTATTGCTGAACTTGGCCAAACCAACCAAATGTTTGTAATTGCTGAAGTCGCTGAAGACAGCATTGGTAAAGTGCGTCTTGGTCAAAATGCTACTATCACCAGTGATAACGGCGCATTTAGCGGCGAATTAAAAGGAACTGTTACAGAAATTGGCAGAAAAATTGGTAAAAAAGATGTGCTAAATACAGATCCAGCAGCAGATGTGGATGCCAGAGTTGTAGAAGTTAAAATTGCTCTGTCTCCAGAAGATAGCCAGAAAGTTTCTGGTTTAACTTATGCCAAGGTTGTTGTCGATATTAATAACTAA